The genomic segment ATAAATCTTTTCATTTTTTACTCCTTTTCTTTTATATATTTTAATTCAAGATCTTGAATTATGTTCTTTAAATAACCTTCTTCTTCTTTTGTTAGGTTACCTTTTGTTTTATCTCTAAGTATTCTTAAAGAGTCTATGAGATATCTTGATGTTTCTAAGTCTTTTTCCTTTTTGCCTGTTAATGGATCCTCTACAAGCCCAAGAGAAATATAAGCCCCTGTTGCCATCCGCATAACTATGGAAGAAAAAGTTGCTTCTTCTAAAACTTTTTTTTCTTTTTTACTCATTTTGCATAAAGCTTTCAATTGGGCGAAAGAGGACTCGAACCTCTGACCTCCTGCTTGTAAGGCAGGCGCTCTCACCTGACTGAGCTATCCGCCCCTTTTTATTTTAATCTTTGCAACTTATTTTGTCAAGGGTAATATTCATTTACATTAAGATTGTCTACTAAGACTTAGCCATTTTATTTTCTCTGAAATTTTGTAGAGTAATTTCAAAGGGACCTCATTAAGAATAAGCATTCAAGTTGAACTCTTTAAGATTTATTTTAAGACTCAATTAAA from the candidate division WOR-3 bacterium genome contains:
- a CDS encoding DUF1844 domain-containing protein, whose amino-acid sequence is MSKKEKKVLEEATFSSIVMRMATGAYISLGLVEDPLTGKKEKDLETSRYLIDSLRILRDKTKGNLTKEEEGYLKNIIQDLELKYIKEKE